In Thermoanaerobaculia bacterium, the sequence GAAGACGGAGATCTTCGCGACCGCGAGCGGCGCGAGCACCGACTCGAGGACTCCCGTCGCGGTGAAGGGAAACGGGCCGGCGAGCTTCAACATCGTCCAGCCCCGCTCCACCCGTACGCCTTCCGGAACCGCCGACTCCGGGCAGACGATCGAAAGCTCTTCCCCCGTGCGAGTGATCGAGGAGAACACGTCGCTCGACGCCCACCGCGGAACCGGGGAATCGGGAGCGAGCCGGGCGACCGCCCAGCTCCCCGGCTCGACCGTGACCCGCGGGGTCTCAGTCAAACTCGAAACCCGGCTCGAGCTGCTCCGGGCCGACGCGGCCCGCCTCGATCGACGCCTTGAAATAGTTCTCGCCGCGCACCGGCGCGCCCGCGAGTCTTCGCAGCATTGCGATCTGCCCGACGTGCGCGA encodes:
- a CDS encoding ACT domain-containing protein gives rise to the protein MTETPRVTVEPGSWAVARLAPDSPVPRWASSDVFSSITRTGEELSIVCPESAVPEGVRVERGWTMLKLAGPFPFTATGVLESVLAPLAVAKISVFAVSTFDTDYVLVPKSALSLAIDAIEAARIGPVTP